The sequence CTATAAGTAATTTATAAGCAGAATTATATTTTTTGTATGCATTTTACTAATAACACATTGCCATTTCTAGGTGACTTTTCAAATATACAGGTTATGGAGGTTTTCTCCTAGGTATAAATGCAagtcaaactatttttttaattcctggtAGCTTTGTACTAGTCAATATTTACAATTACAATTATGTGGGCAGCCTGGGAATTTTTTGACATTAAGagttctctggggcgcctggcgggcttagtccgttaagcggttaagcgtctgccttgggctcaggtcctgttctcagggtcctgggatggagccctgcatggggctccctgcttcttcctctctctctgctcctaccccctgctcatgcgctctctctctcaaataaataaataaaaatcttaaaaaaaaaaaagcgttctCTAAAATATCTAGTCCTCATACCTGAAGACTGTGCATCGTGCCAAAGTTTCCCGTGCTACTCCTCGTATGAAAGATGAGTAGCAAGGATACTTTTAGCAAAACTCATTAACACCAACTTCTGGCTACGcagacaggcagagggacaggagttCCTCTTCCAGAGACCCTCAAATCAAATCATGCAgattgccccccaccccctttatGGAGCCTACTCCTGTGATGCCCTGGGGGCAGCCCTTCATCCCCTTCCCTGGCAGTCCCCTCTCATGTGGTCGCCTTCCTCCCAtagcccctcctctccctcacgCCCCTGTCTGAGCGAGGCGATTACACTCCGCGGGTTTCAGGCTGATGATGCGATTAGTTCGACACCACCAACTAGGAGTATCTGGTGAGTTCTCACCCTCTAACAGGAAAGCCACTCCTGCACATGACCGGCTTCAGATGAAGCAATACATCTgctcagggctggggcagaggaagggagaagtgtGAGGCCATTGTCAAGGAAACCGCCCAGAAGCTCCTCTTCGCCCGGCAGAgggctcccccgcccccagcagcccaggacGGGGGCGAGCAGCCCAGGACGGGGGCGCGCTGCACCTCTAAGGAGATCGCGGATCTCTGCGGGCTCCTTTCAATAAACCACTCCCCAGGCACTAAGTTTCTCAAGACCTCCCGCAGGCatggatttcttctttttcactatTTCCTCTCCCGATGAAAATGGTAAGTCCCTTGACAGCAGAAATCATGCTAAATGTCCCTGTATGTCCCACTCGGGGGACAAAACTGTGACTGAGGGGGTGGTGGTCAGAAGGGGCCTGCTGAAGGAAACCGGTAAAACAATTTTGGTTTCATAATGAACACTGGGCCGCCGACGTGATGACAAAGAGGAAGACGTAGAAAAGAatggtaataatttttaatagtttacaGCTACAGTATTCAAGTTTTGTATGTATAAATACAGTTACAGAACATAAATATCCAAATGGCAAGCTATCTGCCTCTGGACAGACAAAAAACACTAAATAATACTTGAGAAGAAAACAGATGCTGAGGTAAAGTTTCATCTAAAGTGACCACAGCCAGAGCGTTCTTACTATAAAGTCCAAGTGGTTATGAAAGCCTTGTCTCATAACCTAAAAATGTAGCTTTAACTAATAGACATCTtcaaactaaacaaaaaatattttaatcataaataggtaaaataaataagagtCTTCTTGCTGAAATTCAATCatgacattatttcttttttttatatatctggGGACTTCATTGGTAGCCTGGGCTTTCGacaataaaaaagtgaaattcaTGAAACCTTTCTTAGAATCTACATATAATTCTAATGCAAATTACACATATGTGGCATTTTTATTCTGGATGAGcaatccattcctttttttttttttaagtatatccCAACTATGTAAAACATGCTTAATTTCTCTTAAAAGATCACGTCTTGGAAGACATACACTGACTAGCATGAGAAAGGGCATTTTACAGATTTCAGAAACGTCTTTAGAAACAAATTCATCTTCTTATCAAGTTACTTTAGAATATTTGTTTTACTAAGTGTTAATTACAGCAGTAAAAATGTCTCAAACGAATTTTTCCCCCATTATTTCTCATTCTACAAAATCCCCATGCTCTTtatgttttataacattttacCTTCAAGAATCTTACTGGCACCAAGTAACACTTCTATCACATTGTTCGAAGTATAGACTTTCCATTTAAGACTCACAGAAACATAATTTGAGGAAGGGTCATCTGAACAGAAGCGATACATTTTTAAGTCAAAAGAAACAAGCTTTCaaatcattgtatcttttgtaGTGACCTATGGGATCCACACCTTCTATGATATTCAGTGTCCTCAGAATGAAATCTTTACTTTGAACACGGTAATATATAAAGCAAGTATTATACATCACTTTGGAGTTGTCATCCAAAACTAAAACCCAACACTGAACACATTCTTTCTTTGCCCCAGACCACAGTCTTTTCATTTGCCAACTCCGGTTACAGTAGGCTGGACAGCAACCTTCTGCAAAATGACCAgaataattttcaaagtaaaaacaaaatgtataagtaattaattccttatttttcaaagctcttccattcttgctttaaaataaacaaaatggttTTATAATGCCCtcacaatccaaaaaaaaaaaatgacttctggGACAACTTCAAAAGAAATCCGTCTTTGATGTATTCCATCTCGGCTTCCAAGGGCATCCAAAAAGCAAGGAGTTCTCCCTCCCAATCTTCTCCATTACAAGGCATTTCCTCTAATTGATGAAGTTTGCAGCTACTGGGGAATCTTCCATTTTAAAGGAAACTCCTCATTCGAAAGCTTCCAAAGCAGTCAGGTTCCTGAGCGGAAGAGTTTGGATATCAGATTCAGAAGTTTCTGCCGGAAATTCAGTTTGTCTCCAAATCTCCTGAGTTGAATGGCACACTCCACTTCGGGCtctgaaaaggaaagcaaaacattaaaattacACTGACATTACCGACTGCAACCGGCAAGAATTAATGTGCCCATCCAAGGGACGAGCCGAGTTATTTATTCAGTGAAGCATTTATCTTAACTTTAGCTTTATGTACACCCATTTTCTGAATGTGAGAAAGGTGACTTCGCACGTgcgtgcccacacacacacacaccatacactgACACATTGTGACTCGTAAACCAAAAAAAGAATAGGTAAGAATAAAGACATTtactctaaaatctttttttaaaaaaagcacactGCATGAGGTAAATGTTATCTTTCTTTCGATATGGACATTTCTGTCATACGCCAGAGAGTTAGAGAGCCTTGGCCAGCCTCTTCTCGCTCACTGAAGGTTGGTTAGGGGAACAGAAGTCAAATTCCAAAGTCTTGTATATTGTcttcaagtaggatttattttttaaatggcagtaaTTCCCAGCTCCAATTAAGCCTTCATTAATAGACAAATctaaatgcattctttttttttccctcttattttaaaggacttttttttatttgacggagtaagagagcacaagcagggggtgcagcagagggagagggagaagcaggctccccactgagcagggagccccatgtggaacccgatgcggggctgtcctgggatcctgacctgagctgaaggcagaagcttaaccaactgagccacccattctTACTCTCATTGAAAAACTCTTTGAAATTTTCTTGTAAGACTCATAAAATCTCATATCAAAAATAAGTCTATATTCTCTAAAACAActtagaaatttacattttactttaaacCAAATTCTTCTTATAAACCTAATCTGTGCCTTTATGAGTGAAgcagaaaatatgtttaattcACAAGTTTACTGTTTTTTAGAAGTGAGATATCAtcattaaatgaatattaatttaagaaaaaggatTATAGAAgggttttaagagaaaaaattatctCTTTCACCAAAAGATGGGGCAGAAACTGGCTGCTAGTTGTTTCCTTAATCTTTCTGTTAATTACAGTTCTATAAatgtagtaataaaaaaattgaaactgtGCGATGAGGGATGTTAACTAAAGCTATTTGGCATCACTTCACAATATATTCATAAACCAAATCATcatttgatatatacatatatcgaACAAAGCTGATACAATGTCATATGTCacttacatctcaataaaaagaTGTATTACTATCGAATCGAGTTTAAGAGGGCCCTTTCTGCTGTCCCGTATTATTAGGAATGAAGTTAAATGGCAGAAAGGTTATGCTCGGGTTAGGCCTTCGGGAAACCGGAGAATTCTTGGACATCACAGAAGGTGGGCAAAGCTTTTGGCCTCCCAAGTAAGAGCCAGCGACAGCACCCTGGTGCCCACTTAGCCATGGCCAGGTTGGCAATGCCCCACTTCCTTTGCACGCGTCACGGGCTCTATAAATCGAAACTACTTTAAAAGGGGGCCATTACCGTCTGATGCAATGACGGATTTCGAGCCCAGAGCCTTGCTGCCCTCTTTGCTACAGCCCCTTAGCGGATGGCTGCCTCGTTCGGTAAGATTTATAAGGGAGAGGGCCGGTCTGAAAAGTTATTTGATGTTGCTttatggagggaggaggagaagagtgGATGGACTAAAAACAAACCACTGGAGACCAACTCCTGTTCTTCTCCTATCCCATCTCCGCAAGCAATAACGATTGTTAAAATGTCCCACTCAACAAAGAAGCACAATTTTATAGGCTCCTGACCGAAGTGGTCCTCGTAGGGCCTCCGTAACGCTCCATCAGTCCTCTGTGGAAGGGCCGCGATAGGATCAAGCATTATGGACCGctttgtttttggggggggggggcgagagtGGCAACACTCAGAGCAGGGCCCTCAATGGTCCCCGACTCCGGAGGAAGAGGGCTGCTCGCCAGGCAGCTCCCGGagcctctcctgtccccacctgccGTGACAATGACTTTCTCCTCGTGACTGCAGCCTGCACTTGCACTTTTTCTCCCCGTGGCCCCGGGGCAGGGCAAGCGGGGATGGAAAGCAAGCGAAGCGAAGAAGAGGCTTTCCGCCTCCGCTAAAATCCCAATCTGCATCCCAAATAGGGTTTCCTACCTCACCATCTCCACCGTCCTGTGTAAAACCCCCGAAGAACTTCCTGGAGGCGTCCCGCAAAGCACGTGCAAGGGCGCAGACCTGCCCGGGCTGAACCCGCCCGGACCGAGACCTCGACCccggcccctgccccagcccccacccccgccccggccccctcTAAGATCTCCGCGGGCCCTAGCTGCTCCCTACCTGCCGGGGTCCGCGCAGGGCTCGCCTGCGCGCTCTTACGCGCTTTCTTCCCAGGCATCTTCCCAGCCACCGGGAGCTGTGCTGCAGAACCCCGGGGACCTTAGGCCCCCCAACCCGAGCCCCTTGGGGCAGGAGAAGGCGAGCTGCTCGGGGGGCGAAGACGGGAGGGAATGCGCGGGAACGGGCGGGCACGACCGGACTGGAGAGCGAACTGCTCCCGGGCCGGGCACCTCTCGGGTCTAGGCGATTCTCGCGCCAGCGCTCTCCTCTTATGTCAGGGGACTTTCCCAAGAACCGTGACGTAGAGAAACTTGACTCTGCGCCCGCCCTTGACCCCGCCCCCGAGGGCCGCCGCCGTGGGGGACCTGCCCCGACTTGCTCGCGCTCCGCGGCGGCGCCGACCCGCGGCAGGGGGCGCAGAGCGATCGGCGCGGCGACCCTGCCCCGCCTCGCACTTACTCCCTTCGCGAACCGGGGCCGGGTGGAGGGGGTCCGGGCTGAGaacccgcccccgccccgcatCGAGTCAGCTGCAGTTGTGGCGGAGCTGAGAAGTCGCGAGAGGGGAAAGTTCTAGCGGGAAGGCGGCGGGTGGGGTGGCCAGGCGCTTGGTCCTTATCGTAAACCGGCAATTAGAGACTCTAACTAAGCAGACCCCTGAACGAGATCGGAAAAGGGAAGCTCGAACTCGGAGGGCATGGGTGGTTG is a genomic window of Ursus arctos isolate Adak ecotype North America unplaced genomic scaffold, UrsArc2.0 scaffold_17, whole genome shotgun sequence containing:
- the PMAIP1 gene encoding phorbol-12-myristate-13-acetate-induced protein 1, with the protein product MPGKKARKSAQASPARTPAEPEVECAIQLRRFGDKLNFRQKLLNLISKLFRSGT